In Lacrimispora indolis DSM 755, a genomic segment contains:
- the hemC gene encoding hydroxymethylbilane synthase has translation MKNKIIRIGTRRSALAVAQANLVVEALAKAGTGLPAELVLKQTEGDRILDKPLLEFGGKGVFVAEFEQALLQGEIDFAVHSAKDLPMELEEGLGIVAVLERGDPRDVLVTPASSGLSGKKEIVIGTSSLRRKLQIEEMGKTMWPEALVRCENLRGNVTTRLSKLMEGSFDGIILAAAGLKRLGLWEDSRYDYHCFDCESFIPAGGQGILAVEGRLESGLEAVVKPLEDEEARMCLALERKILKLLNAGCHEPIGVYSRVKGKEVEVLGISRRGEEIKRIHLRGGSGELDELARLAAEGLS, from the coding sequence ATGAAAAATAAGATTATTCGCATCGGAACAAGAAGAAGCGCTTTAGCTGTGGCCCAGGCAAACCTGGTGGTGGAGGCCCTTGCAAAAGCAGGTACCGGCCTTCCGGCAGAACTGGTGCTAAAGCAGACGGAAGGGGACAGGATCCTTGATAAGCCCCTTCTGGAATTTGGAGGAAAAGGCGTGTTTGTGGCGGAATTTGAGCAGGCCCTTCTGCAGGGAGAAATCGATTTTGCGGTCCACAGCGCCAAGGATCTTCCCATGGAGCTGGAGGAGGGCCTGGGGATTGTGGCTGTATTGGAAAGAGGAGATCCCAGAGATGTACTGGTGACACCTGCTTCCAGCGGCCTTTCTGGGAAAAAGGAAATCGTCATCGGCACTTCCAGCTTAAGAAGAAAGCTCCAGATAGAGGAAATGGGAAAGACCATGTGGCCGGAAGCTTTGGTGCGCTGCGAAAATTTAAGGGGTAATGTGACCACCAGGCTTTCAAAGCTCATGGAAGGCTCTTTTGACGGCATCATTCTGGCTGCTGCCGGATTAAAACGGCTGGGGCTTTGGGAGGACAGCCGTTACGATTACCACTGCTTTGACTGTGAGTCCTTTATTCCGGCCGGGGGCCAGGGAATACTTGCTGTGGAAGGACGGCTGGAATCGGGCCTTGAGGCAGTGGTAAAGCCTCTTGAAGATGAGGAAGCCAGGATGTGCCTTGCCTTGGAACGGAAGATCTTAAAGCTGCTGAATGCCGGATGCCATGAGCCTATCGGCGTGTATTCCAGGGTCAAAGGCAAAGAAGTGGAAGTCTTAGGAATCAGCAGGAGAGGGGAAGAGATAAAGCGGATCCATCTGCGGGGAGGATCAGGGGAACTGGATGAGCTGGCGCGGCTGGCAGCCGAAGGCCTTTCGTAA